The Tachyglossus aculeatus isolate mTacAcu1 chromosome 13, mTacAcu1.pri, whole genome shotgun sequence sequence TCTAGaccgtaggctgtaagctctttctgggcggggaacgtgcctgtttactgttggattgtactctcccaggccctttgtacagtgctctgcacgcagtaggcactcaacaaatacgattgaatatgtgggagtgCAGTGTCCGAttgagagagtgtgtgagtgtgtgtataataataataattgtggtattcattcaattgtatttattaagcacttactgtatgcagagcactgtactaagcacttgggaaagtatactacagcaacagtgacaatcccagtctatgttcagtgcttattatgtgccaggcactgtactaactgctgcggtggatacgagcaaatcgggttgaacccagtccctgtcctatgtggggctcacagtctcaatccctattttacagatgaggtggctcagtggaaacaacccgggctttggagtcagaggtcatgggttcacatcccagctctgccagttgtcagttgtgtgactttgggcaagtcacttaacttctctgtgcctcagttacctcatctgtaaaatggggattaagactttgagccccacgtgggacaacctgatcaccttgtaacctccccagcgcttagaacagtgctttgcacatagtaagtgcttaataaatgccatcatcatgaggtaactgaggcccagagaagtgaggtgacttgcccaaggtcacacagcagacaactggaggagctgggattgtgtGCCTCCCTCCTGAGCCTggggtggggcctggggtgggaagggaggggcggGCCAGGCCCGGACCCTCCTCCCCAGTGACCGACCTGAGAGAGCGAGTCCAGGGGGAGAGTGGGGTCGGGGGGCGAGGCTGCGGGGGGTCCGGGCGCCGGGGGCGTCACGGAGCTGTAGGCCGGGGGGACCAGGCTCATCTGTCGGTGCAGCAGCTGCAGGATGGCTGCCATGTCCGTGCTCAGCCGCGTCTCCAGCCTGTCGAGAGCCAGGGGGGCGGGCAGCCAGGGCTGGCCAAGGGCTGCCAAGGCCAGCTGGGGCCAGCGGGGAAGGAGGGCCCAGCCAGCCTCTCCGGAACCACGGGGGATGTGGCTGGAGGACGTTGCCCTCAGCCAGGGCCAGGCAGACGAGACAGCCCCCTCCCTGGCTAAGCCTGGCCTAACCCTGGCCCTCTCCCGCTCCCAccatcccagccccctgctctcccttgcTCACCTGTTGAGCTGCCTCTGAAGGGTGTCCAGGCGGCCCTCGATCTCGCTGCGGGGCCGGCGGGTCGGGCTGGGCAGTGGGATGTTCAGGAgtccgggggtgggggccggAGTCGGGGCCGGGCAGCGGGGCAGCTCCTGGTACTGGCGACCCCGGCTTTCCCCCCAGAAGCTGAAGATGTTGGTCACTCCGGAGAAGGCACCTGGAGCCAGAGATGGGGCGAGAGGCCGGGAGGGTGAGAAGGGCAAggccgagcctgggagttggggggctgCTGGGTTCTGGGCAAAActggacccctccccacccccttctgctcccccccccaacccgtaaaatggggattaaagactatgagcctcaagtggaacagggcctccatcggagaagcagcatggctcagtggaaagagcacgggcttcggagtcagaggtcatgggttcaaatcccggctctgccaactgtcagctgtgtgactttgggcaagtcacttcacttctctgtgcctcagttgcctcatctgcaaaatggggattaaaactgtgagcctcccatgggacaacctgatcaccttgtaacctccccagcgcttagaacagtgcagagcgcttaacgaataccattattattattattatctgaccccATAATCTTATACCTGCCCCAGCGTTAAGCACATGGTGAGCGCTGGGCCAAAGCCGAATTCCTCTTACCTGACAGGGGGTTACAGGTGTCACTGCCCTTCTCGCCATCGTCCGTGACGGGTTCTCGGCTCAGCAGgcctcccggggggcggggggaggggaagggtaccAGGCGCAGAGGACTGGAGCCTGGACCCCTTTCTTCATCCTCGTCGCTGCTCACGGGGCTGGATGGGCCGCTGGAGGGGCTCTCCCCCCAGGGCCCCCCATTAGCAGCGCGGCCACCGGGGCCCGTGGACGACACCTCCCCTGGGGGATCCGTGTCTGGGTGAACAgaaaagggggtggggatggagaagttgagtgagggAATCTACCAAGAGAGGGGATGATGAAGGGGGTCAGGGGCTCCGGAAAGAGCTGGGCCCGgacccactctctctcctccccagccatcACTCTGCAGGAACCAGCTGCTCTCACAGTTCATTCtttgtcgtatttaatgagcacttactgtgtgcagagcactgcacaacgCATTAGAGAACGTACAACAGAATGAttcaaacacactccctgcccacagccagctttcAGTCACAATCAGTGGTGTAGACTGCACACCACTGCACGGTAAGGCTGGACTAagtttgttatgggaagggaacccaATTtcgttgttcattcaatcgtatttattgagcgcttactatgtgcagagcccttgggaaagcgcagtataacaataaaaccgaaacattccctgcccacaacgagcttacggtctagcgggggagacagaagttaatataaataaattacagatctgtgctgtggggctgggagggggcgatggataaagggagcaagtcaagagatGCAGaacggagcgggagaagaggaaaggagggcttagtcagggaagacctcttggacgagatcgttaaggctttgaagagggggagaatcattgtcggacatcatcatcatcatcatcaatcgtatttattgagcgctatgtgcagagcactgtactaagcgcttgggaagtacaaattggcaacatatagagacagtccctacgcaacagtctaaaagggggagacagagaacaaaaccaaacatactaacaaaataaaataaatagaatagatatgtacaaaaaaaataaaatagagtaaaaaaaatgtgtacaaacatatacatatatacaggtgctgtggggaagggaaggaggtaagatggggggatggagagggggactagggggagaggaaggaaggggctcagtctgggaaggcctcctggaggaggtgagctctcagcagggccttgaagggaggaagacatgaggagggagggagttccaggcctgctctgcacacagtaagcgctcaataaatgccatggattgactgggcgctgactgtgtgcaaagcattgagccaagcgcttgggagagtggcaacagaattgataggcagGTTCTCTGGGCATAGGGAGCTTACTGGTCCACCTTAGCAGCcggccctcccgccctcccaggGTCCACTCCCTGGCCGGCCCCCGCTCACCCCTGTCCGTGCGGCGGCGGAAGGACAGTTTGCGCCTACGCAGACGGTTGAAGCCGGTGTCCAGCTCGGCGCTGCTGGGGGAGCCGGGGATCATGTTGGTCTGGAACACGGACACCCCCATCAGGCCCCGTTCCctcaataataatgggatttgttaagcgcttactaggtgccaggcactgtactaagcgctggggtaggttggacacaatcgcaattccccgttttccagatgaggtaactgagggccagagaagtgaagggacttgcccaaggtcacacaaaagcagcatggcttagtggaaagagcatgggcttgggagtcagagggtgtggattctaatcccttctctgccacttgtctgctgtgtgacctcgggcaagtcacttaacttctctgtgcctcagttccctcatctgtaaaatggggataaatagtgtaagccccacgtgggacaacctgattatacccaccccagcgcttagtacagtgcctagcacatagtaagtgcttaacaaataccacaattattattaagtggcagaggtgggattatccGACCCCTGCCCCCCTGTCCGTTTCTCCGCCCTCttgtccggccccgccccctcaacaataataatagtaataattatggtacttgttaagcgcttactatgtgccaagtactgttctaagcgctgggggggatacaaggtaatcaggttgtcccacgtggggctcacagtcttcatccccattttacagatgagataactgaggcacagagaagtgaagtgacttgcccaaagtcacccagctgacaagtggcagagccgggattagaacccctgatctctgactcccaaacctgcgctctttccactgagccacagatgaggtaatggggcccagagaagtgaggtgacttacccaaggtcacccagcagacatgtggtggagcctgtattagaaaccatgaccttttggctcccaggcctgtgctgtatccgctaAACCACATTGCCCCCTTGTCcgcccccaccctttcccctcctcccaagcCCCAGAACCTCCTCAGGGCAGGGGTGCAGACTGAGAGattggggggttgggagggaggggatccTCATGCGGACAGGAACGAGGACTCACGTCGCGCAGGTTGAAGGTGATCTCCAGGCTGGACCAGAAGTGGTCGGAGAACTCCGGGTACATGTCCAGCACCTCCAGCAGGTCGTCGCGCTGGATCTTGTGCAGGTCACAGTAGGTCAGCGCCCTCACATCCCCGTTGGACTTGCCCGGCCGCGCGTACAGGTTCAGGGGCTCCCCAAAGATGTCGTTCTTCCCTGGGGGCCGGCCGGGGGTCGCAGGGGGCGGGAGGTGGAGCGGCTCACATCAGCGGGAAGCCTGAggactctcctccccctcccccatccttcttTCCCATGGCATCTCCCTCCCCAACTTTCCTTCCCatggctcctccccctccctggctGGAAACGGTgaagcctaatggatagggcccgggcctgagagtcagaaggacctgcattctaatcccggctcggtcacttgcctgctgtgtgaccttggccaaatcacttcacttctctgtgcctcagtctcctcaactgtaaaatggggattcaaaacctgttcttcctcttcccttaccctgggagccccatgtgggacaggtactgggtccgacctgatttaacttgtatcctccccagcgcttagagcagtgcttgacacaccataagcgctcaacagtgtagtagtaagagtaataataataataacataatataataataataatgaacagtgcttggcacagagtaagcacttaacagagaagcagcggggctcagtgaaaaaagcccaggcttgggagtcagaggtcatgggttctcatcccggctccaccacttgtcagctgtgtgaccttgggcaagtcacttaacttttctgtgcctcagttacctcatctggaaaatgggcattaagactgtgagccctatgtgggacaacctaattaccttataataataataataataataataatgacatttattaagcgcttactatgtgccaagcactgttctaagcgctggggaggttacaaggtgatcttatatcttacccagcacttataacagtgcttggcacatagtaagcacttaacaaataccatcatcatcattattattattattatcaataaatatcatcattattatcattattgtacccagttctaagccctggaagccCAGGCTGCGCTAGCCATTGCCCGGGGGCCACCAGGAGGCAAACGGCGGCCAGTCCCCCTCAGCCCTTCCCGGTCCTGGACCAGCCCGGGTGGgatcaggaataataatgatggtatttgttaagcgcttactatgttcattcattcaatcgtatttattgagctcttactgtgtgcagagcactgtactaagcccttgggaagtacaagtcttaaacagatagagacggtccctacccaataatggcctcacatgtgccaagcactaagtggtGGCCAGTTCTGATGCCCACATCCCCGGCTCCCAAATACCGATCGGGCATGCCACATCAGTCGCCTCCCTGTGCCCTCGTTCTGTCTGGCAAGGCCCCTGCTGCAGGAGCTGCAGCCTTATTTAagctcattctggacagggactgcgtcttttgtattgtcctctcccaagcggttagtaataatgataataataactgtgatttttttttttgatggcatttattaagcgcttactatgtgcaaagcactgttctaagcgctggggaggttacaaggtgatcaggttgtcccacggggggctcacagtcttcatccccattttacagttgagggaactgaggcccagagaagtgaagtgacttgcccaaagtcacccagctgacagttggcggagccgggatttgaacccatgacctctgactccaaagcccgtgctctttccactgagccacgctgcttctctgtgatgtttgttaaacgcttactatatgccaggcactgtagtaagcgctggggtggacacaagcaaatcaggttggacacagtccctgtcccacatggggcacacagtcttaatccccattttacagatgcagtaactgaggcacagagaagtgaactgactggcccagggtcacatagcagacaaatggaggatattagactagaacccagaacttttggagtcccagttccatgctgtatccactaggctatgctgcttctaccatgctctgcacacagtaagcactcaataaatacaaatgaatgaatgaatgaattcacatctcctccaaaaggcccccctgtgctaagccctcatttcccctactctctctcccttctgcatcacccttgcacttggatttgcactcctaatcgcccttccctcagccctacagcacttatgtccatacctgtaatttattgatttttattcatgtctgtctccccctctagacagtaagctccttgtgggcagggaacttatctaccaactcctctctattgtaataataataataataataatagcatttattaagcgcttactatgtgaaaagcactgttctaagcactggggaggttacaaggtgatcagcttgtcccatggggggctcacagtcttcatccccattttacagatgaggtaactgcggcccagagaagctaagtgacttgcccaaagtcacacagctaattggcagagccgggatttgaacccataacctctgactccaaagcctgggctctttccactgagccacgctgcttctattgtactctcccaagtgcttattacagtgctctgcacacagtaagtgctcaataaatgcaattgattggcaGGCCCAGAGTTAGGGGAAGGAAGCCCTGCGCTGCTCCCCCTGTTTCCCCTCGAGGCTGCTTCTTCCGTGTCCCCCACTAGTTTGTTGTGGCTGGGAatatctctgtttattgttcttttgccctctcctaggtgcttagtatggtgctctgcacgcagtaagcgctcaacaaatacgatcgactgacaggCCGACCTAGTCCTCCTTCAACCCCGTGCAGTGAGGCCGCAGTCCCCCGACCCCATACCCAGTATGGCGACCACCACATCCCCGCGCAGGATCTCGATGGAGCCGCGGGAGATGAAGTAGAGGGCGGTGAGCAGGTCCCCGGCATGGACCAGGGTGTCCCCGGGGGGCGCGTGGGTGGTCTTGAACTTCATGGCCAGCGCCCGCAGGCAGCCCTTGGTGGCCCCGCGGAAGGGTTTGCAGTGCTGCAGCAGTGAGCGGTTGAGGTGCAGGCAGATGTCAGCCTGCAGGCACTCGGGGAACCCCTTCAGCacctggagggggggagggaaggacggTCTGGGCTCGGCATCCCCACCCTGACCTTTGACCTCCCTGATGCCCTCTGCCTCATGTCCCTCTGTCAGTGCCCctggtaccgttctaagcgcggggatagatacaagttaatcaggttggctagagcccaggtcccacataataataataatgatggcatttatgaagcgcttactatgtgcaaagcactgttctaagcactggggagcttgcaaggtgatcaggttgtcccacggggggctcacagtcttcatccccattttacagttgaggtaactgaggcccagagaagttaagtgacttgcccaaagtcccacagctgacaattggcggagtcgggatttgaacccgtgacctctgactccaaagcccgggctctttccactgagccacgctgctgcaatgggacatgggactcacagtcttaatccccattttacggatgaggtaactgaggcccagagaagtaagtgacttgccccgggccacacagcaggcaggtgatggagctgggattagaacccaggtcctttcaactcccaggcccattccctcCCAGGTCCCCCCCTCCCATCGGGGCCTTCCCGGCCCACCCCCGCGGCCGCCCCTTCCTCACGGCGTTCATGTCGATGCCGTTGGTGTAGGACCAGGCGTGCTGGAAGTACTCCTCGAGCCGCTGCCGCAGGGGGTTGGGGATCTGGTGGAAACGGATGAACTCTCGCACGCGCAGCATCTGCGTGTGGTAGCGGGCTGTGCCCGAGTACAGGCGCTGGATGATGGCCGACACGTTCCCGAAGATGCTGGCGTACATCAGGGCTGTGAGGATGGGGCGGGaaaggcaggtggcggagcttgGAGGGGGTGACTCCAACCGGAATGAAGCTGGTCCTCCCAGCCTctgttccccttttagactgtgagcccactgttgggtagggactgtctctatatgttgccaacttgtacttcccaagcgcttagtacagtgctctgcacaaagtaagcactcaataaatacgattgattgattgactacccacgacatctgattccatcgtccccatctccccctctggcctagaaggtccttgtgggcagggaatgcacctaccaactgttctgttgtaccctccagTCATTCAAATCtgtcctgtgtacagagcactgtcttaagcgcttgggagactacaattttacagagttgatagacattagagaaacagtgtggctcagtggaaaaagcccaggctttggagtcagaggtcacgggttcaactcccaactccaccaattgtcagctgtgggacttcgggcaagtcacttaacttctctgggcctcagttacctcatctggaaaatggggattaatattgtgagccccccgtgggacaacctgatcaccatgtaacctccccagcgcttagaatagtgctttgcacttagcacttaataaatgccatcattatcattattattattaccaactgttcTATTGCACCCTCCAGTCATTCAgatctgttgagcacttcctgtgcacagagcactgtcttaagcactcgggagagtacgattttacagagttgatagacatgttccctgcccacaacaagctttcagtctggaggggtaAGGAGACGTTAAttgaagtaaataaattacggctatggatGTAAATGTTtaagggctgagagaggggtgaatgaagaatGAGCTTTATTCACTTAGTctgatgctctgcacccaggaagcactcagtaagtactattgattgattgattcagtgctctacatccagtaggcaatcaataccattgattgattgaatgctccacacccagtaagcactcaaatacgatcagTCAATAGATCGAGacaatgctccgcacccagtcagtgcttaataaataccatggatcgatccACGGAGACAGTGCCCGTcttcctctatagactgtaagctcactttgggcagggattgtgtctgctaattctattgtattgtactctctcaagcacttagaacagtgctccacacatagtaagccaataaatgccattgatcgattgattaatatttccctccccctctagagtgtcagttccttgtggacaggggatgtgtctaccaactctgttgtattggactctcattcattcattcaatcgtattcattgagcgctgtgtgcagagcactgtactaagctcttgggagagtacaacccactaataaacacattccctgcccacaatgagcttacagtctagagcactcaggccggtgctctgcacccaggaagtgttcaataaataccaccgatcgatcagTCGATCCGCCAGCATCCCGCCCTCGTCGGccgtggagtggggagggactgtgagcccattgttggatagggaccgtccctatatgttgccaacttgtacttccaagcgcttagtacagtgctctgcacacagtaagcactcaataaatacgattgaatgaatgaatgaatccccccgcgggcactagagaagcagcgtggcttagtggaaagagcccagtcttgggagtcaggggatgtgggttctaatcccagctctgccacttatgagccgtgtgactttgggcaagtcacttcacttctctgcgcctcggttgcctcatctgcaaaatggggatgaagactgtgggaacaacttgattacctcatttctaccccagcgcttagaacagtgcttggcacatagtaagcgcttaacaaatatcatcatcattatcatcactcacAGCCAATGAGCATGACGCAGATGGAGAAGATCTTCTCGGAGTTGGTGTTGGGGGACACATTGCCGAAGCCGACGCTGGTCAGGCTGCTGAAGGTGAAGTAGAGGGCGGTGACATACTTGTCCTTGATGGAGGGGCCGGCGCTGGTGCCGTTGTAGGGTTTGCCGATCTGCTCGCCCAGGTTGTGAAGCCAACCGATGCGCGAGTCCATCAGCGGCTGCTCCATGTTGCCGATGGCGTACCAGATGCAGGCCAGCCAGTGGGCGATCAGCGCGAAAGTGCACATGAGCAGGAAGAGCACGGCCGCCCCGTACTCGGAGTAGCGGTCCAGCTTCCGGGCCACCCGCACTAGCCGCAGGAGCCGCGCCGTCTTCAGCAGCCCGATCAactgccaggcccgggggggACCAGAGATGGGGAGTAGGCCGGAGGGAGGCGGATTAGTTTCATTTgcgagggagggggcagagtgtTGACCGATCAGGGCCCGGGACTGGGAACCTTCTCTGCTCCGTAGTCAACACTTCTGATCTTGTCCACCCTGCCCCTCTtttcccaggcccctccccatccactcacccctcttctcttctctctctgcccctcccacccctctctccctcacctcctcctccttcccctttctcacctCCTCAGAGCCGGAGCCAAAGATGAGCAGGTCGAAGGGGATGGCGGCCACCATGTCGATGAGGAACCAGCCCTTGAAGTAGTGGACGGCGATGCGGCCAGGGTGGCTGACCACCTCCTCGTTGGCGTTGACGTAGGTGGTGCGGAAGTTGATGAGGATGTCCACGATGAACATGATGTCCACGATCAGGTCCACCACGGTCAGGGGCTGGCAGGCGTAGCCGCAGTCGGGGGGTGGGGACACCCCCTCCTCGCTCTCTTTCAGCAGGAAGGCGGCTGAGTAGGGCGTGAAGACGGCCGTGTAGATGACCAGCAGCAGGATGAGCCAATCCCACACGGCCTTGAAGGGGCTGTAGTGCAGGATGGTCCAGCGGTGGATGCGGGGGGCCTGCAGTTTGTACTCGGGCAGGACGTCGGCCCCCAGGGACAGGACCTGAGTGAGAGGACAGGCGGACGCCCACCCGctgatcaatcggtggtacttactgagcacctattctgtgggggcatcaatcaatcagtggtactttcttatggtatttaagcgcttactatatgccaggcactgtactaagtgctggggaatgggcagggattgtctctatttgttgctgaattgtacttcccaagggcttagtacagtgctctgcacacactaagcactcaataaatacgattgaatacaagctaatcaggttggacacggtccatgtcccatatggggctcacagtcttcatccccatttatagatgaggtaactgagacccagaaaagtgaagtgacttgcccaaactcacacaagcaaaataataataatcgtggtatttgttaggcgcttacgatgtgccaggcgctgtattaagcgctggggtggatacaagcaaatgtggTCTGGCACAGTccatatcacacatggggctcacagtcttgatccccattttacaaatgaaggaactgaggtccagagaagtcaagtcacttgcccagagtcacactgcagacaaatggaagatgaGTGACTGTTGATCTCCAcatccctcagcctcccaggccggtacctccctcctccagctcagctagccccccacctccttcattGCAGCTGCCCAGCCTACCTCCCACCCAGGGCCCAGGCCAGAGGGACATAGGAGGGTTGGagccagcagagccaggatgcaaAGCTGGGGCAGCTGTTGCTGTCCCCCTCAGGGTCCGGTGGCCAGCGCgggaccagaggcaggagagaggcTGCAGCTTCTCATCCAGCCCCACTGAGAAGAGCGAGCCTCCATGACCCCCCACTCATGGGAGCGGCCCAGCTGCTCCTGGAGATCCTGGCCACCCCAAAAACCTACTCCcagctcctcacctcctcccgctccccctttCCAATCTTCCTGAGTCCCCATCTGGCCATTTGGCTTTTAACATTCTAAGCGGCTTAAAAGAAACAGCTGGACCAGAGAACTTGAGGCCCAGAACCTCAGATTTCAGAACCTAACCTTCCCTGTGTCCggaccctaacaataataataatgataacaataatgataataatagtatttatattGCCCTTACTTTATTGGCAaacactgtgcaaagccctggggtagacccaTTAACATATCTACATGGCAAGCATTAAGCTAAACACtgggcaatcagatcagacatagttcctggaCCATGTGGGCCTCGCAGACATGGTCTGCGAGGGAGGAAAaacatattttatccccattttataataataatgatggtatctgttaagtgcttactatacactaccagaacgattgcagatggaagtggggcattctggga is a genomic window containing:
- the KCNH2 gene encoding potassium voltage-gated channel subfamily H member 2 isoform X2, with translation MPVRRGHVAPQNTFLDTIIRKFEGQSRKFIIANARVENCAVIYCNDGFCELCGYSRAEVMQRPCTCDFLHGPRTQRRAAAQIAQALLGADERKVEIAFYRKDGSCFLCLVDVVPVKNEDGVVIMFILNFEVVMGTELVGSPPARDTNHRGPPSGWLPPGRGRTFRLKLPALLALTAREPPHRAGDAGVPGGPGAVVVDVDLTPAAPSSESLALDERLHADASGSSCSLARTRSRESCASVRRASSADDIEAMRTGALPPPPRHASTGAMHPLRSSLLNSTSDSDLVRYRTISKIPQITLNFVDFKGDPFLASPTSDREIIAPKIKERTHNVTEKVTQVLSLGADVLPEYKLQAPRIHRWTILHYSPFKAVWDWLILLLVIYTAVFTPYSAAFLLKESEEGVSPPPDCGYACQPLTVVDLIVDIMFIVDILINFRTTYVNANEEVVSHPGRIAVHYFKGWFLIDMVAAIPFDLLIFGSGSEELIGLLKTARLLRLVRVARKLDRYSEYGAAVLFLLMCTFALIAHWLACIWYAIGNMEQPLMDSRIGWLHNLGEQIGKPYNGTSAGPSIKDKYVTALYFTFSSLTSVGFGNVSPNTNSEKIFSICVMLIGSLMYASIFGNVSAIIQRLYSGTARYHTQMLRVREFIRFHQIPNPLRQRLEEYFQHAWSYTNGIDMNAVLKGFPECLQADICLHLNRSLLQHCKPFRGATKGCLRALAMKFKTTHAPPGDTLVHAGDLLTALYFISRGSIEILRGDVVVAILGKNDIFGEPLNLYARPGKSNGDVRALTYCDLHKIQRDDLLEVLDMYPEFSDHFWSSLEITFNLRDTNMIPGSPSSAELDTGFNRLRRRKLSFRRRTDRDTDPPGEVSSTGPGGRAANGGPWGESPSSGPSSPVSSDEDEERGPGSSPLRLVPFPSPRPPGGLLSREPVTDDGEKGSDTCNPLSGAFSGVTNIFSFWGESRGRQYQELPRCPAPTPAPTPGLLNIPLPSPTRRPRSEIEGRLDTLQRQLNRLETRLSTDMAAILQLLHRQMSLVPPAYSSVTPPAPGPPAASPPDPTLPLDSLSQVSQFLGCEELPAGTPEPPQDGPARRLSLPGQLGILTSQPLYRHGSDPGS
- the KCNH2 gene encoding potassium voltage-gated channel subfamily H member 2 isoform X1, encoding MPVRRGHVAPQNTFLDTIIRKFEGQSRKFIIANARVENCAVIYCNDGFCELCGYSRAEVMQRPCTCDFLHGPRTQRRAAAQIAQALLGADERKVEIAFYRKDGSCFLCLVDVVPVKNEDGVVIMFILNFEVVMGTELVGSPPARDTNHRGPPSGWLPPGRGRTFRLKLPALLALTAREPPHRAGDAGVPGGPGAVVVDVDLTPAAPSSESLALDEVTSSLDNHVAGLGRALVGPGSPVTGPPLTHSSPRAQRLHADASGSSCSLARTRSRESCASVRRASSADDIEAMRTGALPPPPRHASTGAMHPLRSSLLNSTSDSDLVRYRTISKIPQITLNFVDFKGDPFLASPTSDREIIAPKIKERTHNVTEKVTQVLSLGADVLPEYKLQAPRIHRWTILHYSPFKAVWDWLILLLVIYTAVFTPYSAAFLLKESEEGVSPPPDCGYACQPLTVVDLIVDIMFIVDILINFRTTYVNANEEVVSHPGRIAVHYFKGWFLIDMVAAIPFDLLIFGSGSEELIGLLKTARLLRLVRVARKLDRYSEYGAAVLFLLMCTFALIAHWLACIWYAIGNMEQPLMDSRIGWLHNLGEQIGKPYNGTSAGPSIKDKYVTALYFTFSSLTSVGFGNVSPNTNSEKIFSICVMLIGSLMYASIFGNVSAIIQRLYSGTARYHTQMLRVREFIRFHQIPNPLRQRLEEYFQHAWSYTNGIDMNAVLKGFPECLQADICLHLNRSLLQHCKPFRGATKGCLRALAMKFKTTHAPPGDTLVHAGDLLTALYFISRGSIEILRGDVVVAILGKNDIFGEPLNLYARPGKSNGDVRALTYCDLHKIQRDDLLEVLDMYPEFSDHFWSSLEITFNLRDTNMIPGSPSSAELDTGFNRLRRRKLSFRRRTDRDTDPPGEVSSTGPGGRAANGGPWGESPSSGPSSPVSSDEDEERGPGSSPLRLVPFPSPRPPGGLLSREPVTDDGEKGSDTCNPLSGAFSGVTNIFSFWGESRGRQYQELPRCPAPTPAPTPGLLNIPLPSPTRRPRSEIEGRLDTLQRQLNRLETRLSTDMAAILQLLHRQMSLVPPAYSSVTPPAPGPPAASPPDPTLPLDSLSQVSQFLGCEELPAGTPEPPQDGPARRLSLPGQLGILTSQPLYRHGSDPGS